The following proteins are encoded in a genomic region of Thioflexithrix psekupsensis:
- a CDS encoding sugar kinase, which produces MDTKFDYAIIVKSKTRLELLIERFNTKGQAKFYIENLGGDFSEYEREHDTFYEALNCVQKDLSTVLKNKIIDKAYLPSFIFSEKYLIVVVGRDGLVANTAKYSKNCPIIAVNPDPENYDGVLLPFDVETFSLITSDFGWDLIDFKTVHFAKVTLNDGQELLAFNDLFIGINSHASARYEINFEHQIEVQSSSGIIVSTAIGATGWLSAVFNMAYGVVGSLEENLQAKQPPQLSDKQLLFVVREPFKSVSTQSNVVTGLIEEGRHLIIKSLMPTNGIIFSDGIESDFLKFNSGAVATIRISEEKAVLVVLEDLLPDMPEWDDS; this is translated from the coding sequence ATGGACACTAAATTTGATTACGCCATTATTGTTAAAAGTAAAACTCGGCTTGAGCTATTAATAGAGCGTTTTAATACCAAAGGACAAGCCAAGTTTTATATTGAGAATCTGGGCGGAGATTTTTCTGAATATGAACGCGAGCATGATACTTTTTATGAGGCGTTAAACTGTGTGCAAAAGGATTTATCTACCGTTCTTAAAAATAAAATTATTGATAAAGCCTATTTGCCTTCGTTTATTTTTTCTGAAAAATACTTAATTGTGGTTGTGGGGCGTGATGGTTTGGTGGCTAATACGGCTAAATATTCTAAAAACTGCCCTATTATCGCTGTTAATCCCGATCCTGAAAATTATGATGGCGTACTCTTACCTTTTGATGTAGAGACTTTCTCACTGATTACGTCAGATTTCGGATGGGATTTAATAGATTTTAAAACGGTACATTTTGCTAAAGTCACGTTGAATGATGGACAGGAATTATTAGCTTTTAATGACTTATTTATCGGCATTAATTCCCACGCTTCGGCACGTTATGAAATTAACTTTGAGCATCAGATTGAAGTGCAATCATCTAGCGGTATTATTGTCTCCACGGCGATTGGTGCAACGGGCTGGTTAAGTGCGGTTTTTAATATGGCTTATGGTGTTGTGGGTTCTTTGGAGGAAAATTTACAAGCCAAACAACCACCACAATTAAGTGATAAACAATTGTTATTTGTGGTAAGAGAACCTTTTAAAAGTGTAAGCACGCAAAGCAATGTGGTGACGGGATTAATTGAAGAAGGGAGACATTTAATCATTAAATCTTTAATGCCTACCAATGGCATTATTTTTAGCGACGGTATTGAAAGCGATTTTTTAAAGTTTAATAGTGGCGCTGTTGCGACAATTAGAATTTCTGAAGAAAAAGCGGTGTTGGTGGTGCTAGAAGACCTGCTTCCCGATATGCCAGAATGGGATGATTCGTAG